The following are encoded in a window of Campylobacterota bacterium genomic DNA:
- a CDS encoding amino acid permease, which translates to MSAPRSISAFVGILICINTMVGAGVFINPMPLTQLAGSFSFLSYIVAALILLPLVLSVAQLAQQHPVSGGLYVYSAEYLHPIAGFMSGWGYFVGKTTTLAILAQTIVLFLQSRFNTLQNINTLLLVACFLFSLALLHVAGLRIGGFAQHFFTTLKAIPILFAIIAGSYFFMPDYFSLADFTPTGIIATIPLGIFPLTGFEIICAIGHLLKDPEHSIKRVIIWSFLLVALSYTIFQFCLFGALGWTLAASNKPLLLLGLQVCNFHPFLAHTINSMVFAAMVGACFAVLSSNCWNLYTLAQHKHFPCDRFFTQLTHHHVPYVSVMAKATLGCLLLAISSNQIALQNMSVFGQIVSHLLSACAAFAAVHQTAKHASNKIIPLLGICSGLFVLSLCLHKIFASGVSFSFLAIFALGLLSSIIRKQKTR; encoded by the coding sequence ATGTCAGCCCCCCGCTCAATTTCTGCTTTTGTCGGCATTCTCATTTGCATAAACACCATGGTTGGAGCTGGGGTTTTTATCAACCCAATGCCGCTGACACAACTTGCTGGTAGCTTTAGTTTTTTAAGTTACATTGTCGCGGCACTTATTTTACTACCCCTTGTTCTTTCTGTGGCACAGCTAGCGCAACAACATCCCGTCTCTGGTGGCTTGTATGTTTATAGCGCCGAGTACCTACATCCCATTGCAGGCTTTATGAGTGGTTGGGGCTATTTTGTTGGTAAAACAACAACACTTGCCATCTTGGCTCAGACGATCGTTTTATTTTTACAAAGCAGATTCAATACTCTGCAAAATATCAATACATTACTGCTCGTTGCATGCTTTTTATTTTCACTTGCGTTACTACACGTTGCAGGTTTACGTATCGGTGGTTTTGCTCAGCACTTTTTTACAACACTTAAGGCCATCCCCATTCTGTTTGCCATAATTGCCGGCTCATATTTTTTCATGCCAGATTATTTTTCACTCGCAGACTTTACACCAACGGGCATTATTGCAACTATTCCCTTGGGCATCTTTCCTTTAACAGGTTTTGAAATAATTTGCGCTATAGGCCATCTACTCAAAGATCCTGAGCACAGCATCAAACGAGTCATAATTTGGTCGTTTTTGCTGGTAGCACTCAGCTACACTATTTTTCAATTTTGCCTTTTTGGCGCTTTGGGATGGACACTGGCAGCATCAAACAAACCCTTGCTACTGCTCGGTTTGCAAGTATGTAATTTTCATCCATTTCTGGCACACACCATCAACAGCATGGTTTTTGCAGCAATGGTTGGCGCTTGTTTTGCGGTGCTTTCAAGCAATTGCTGGAACTTATACACACTAGCTCAACACAAACACTTTCCATGCGATCGCTTTTTCACTCAACTTACACACCATCATGTCCCTTATGTCAGTGTCATGGCAAAAGCAACACTAGGCTGCTTGTTGCTAGCGATCTCATCAAATCAGATTGCTTTGCAAAATATGTCCGTTTTTGGGCAAATAGTCTCTCATCTTTTAAGTGCATGCGCTGCTTTTGCTGCAGTGCATCAAACAGCAAAGCACGCAAGTAACAAAATCATCCCGCTTCTAGGGATTTGCAGTGGTCTTTTTGTACTTAGTCTGTGTTTGCACAAAATTTTTGCATCAGGGGTTTCATTCTCATTTTTAGCTATTTTTGCTTTGGGCCTTTTATCGTCGATCATAAGAAAACAGAAAACTCGCTAA